A stretch of the Bos indicus isolate NIAB-ARS_2022 breed Sahiwal x Tharparkar chromosome 13, NIAB-ARS_B.indTharparkar_mat_pri_1.0, whole genome shotgun sequence genome encodes the following:
- the SLC4A11 gene encoding solute carrier family 4 member 11 isoform X7 produces the protein MGVGCAPSPPFHSFVTLFLCPSRASAATFTAPAPPFCMPPGLLSRETVRILHDPSPRPPRSPSLRLFPLVHAAASVASFLEQSNTNSVEHPSGGPAQRARTPHPTPAPAPSPKRTNGSASQEARKVGGAEGRRPLPQVTPCDPGRGRLGATARVMGLDGPRDRHDNESRRDVLEEKPQPSFWTLQRRLDRGRLSSAGKVARQVSSLQISTTSVSFLPSRENSSVMSQNGYFEDAGYLKCDTDDASETREESLRDEAFDTVNSSIVSGESIRFFVNVNLEVQPTQSESESPGGYGLLHTSRKYLKLKNFEEEIRAHRDLDGFLARARIILDETATSLDDVLRAMLSRLAQDPYNTEPDCNLDLLTAMLFTDAGAPMEGKVHLLSDTIQGVTATVTGVQYQQSWICILCTSKALLRRHVCISRLDRPQNWGENSCEVRFVILVLAPPKMKSTKTATEVGRTFATMMLDITFRQKLLKTRTEEEFKEALVHQRQLLTVMSHCPSISMDYSTSSICIVRHPQPPRQKDFLPMGKGIQEDIARRFPVYPLDFTDGIIGKNKAVGKYITTTLFLYFACLLPTIAFGSLNDENTNGAIVIRGICDDYNLDFSTFYAWTGLWNSFFLTLYALFNLSLVMSLFKRSTEEIIALFISITFVLDAIKGTVKIFQKYYYGHDAALFKDEPSLVSLLGLNSSLHTALNTSFLTSPPELTSMGSQDPEPLARDTAVLSLLIMLGTLWLSYTLYQLKKSPYLNPYVRELLSDCALPISVLTFSLISSYGFQEIKMVKFRYSPSNSLFEIAEMHSLSLVAISSAMGLGFLLSMLFFIEQNLVAALANAPQNRLVKGTAYHWDLLLIAIINTGLSLFGLPWIHAAYPHSLLHVRALALVEEHVENGHIYETIVNVKETRLTSLGASILVGFSLLLLPFPLQWIPKPVLYGLFLYLALTSIDGNQLFQRMVLLLKDQTSYPPTHYIRRVPQRKIHYFTGLQVLQLLLLCAFGMSPLLYMKMVFPLIMIAMIPIRYNLLPQIIEAKYLDAMDAEH, from the exons ATGGGAGTAGGCTGTGCACCATCCCCACCGTTCCATAGCTTCGTCACCCTCTTCCTGTGTCCATCCCGCGCCTCTGCTGCTACGTTTACTGCCCCCGCGCCTCCCTTCTGCATGCCGCCCGGGCTCCTGTCCCGGGAGACCGTCCGCATTCTGCACGAcccctccccccgacccccacGGTCTCCGAGTCTGAGGCTCTTTCCTCTCGTGCACGCGGCCGCTTCTGTCGCTTCCTTCCTTGAACAGAGCAACACAAACAGCGTGGAGCATCCATCCGGGGGCCCGGCGCAAAGAGCGCgcacgccccaccccacccccgcccccgcgccaTCTCCCAAGAGGACCAACGGCTCCGCCTCCCAGGAGGCCCGGAAAGTGGGTGGTGCTGAGGGAAGGAGGCCGTTGCCCCAGGTCACCCCGTGTGACCCCGGGCGCGGGAGGTTAGGGGCCACTGCACGTGTGATGGGTCTTGATGGCCCCAGGGACCGACATGACAATGAGAGCCGAAGAGATGTGCTGGAAGAAAAGCCTCAGCCCAGTTTCTGGACTTTGCAGCGAAGGCTTGACAGAGGGAGGCTGTCTTCTGCAGGGAAGGTGGCCAGACAGGTCTCCTCCCTCCAGATTTCTACAACTAGcgtatccttccttccttcacggG AAAACTCTTCTGTCATGTCGCAGAATGGATACTTTGAGGATGCAG GCTACCTCAAGTGTGACACAGATGATGCCTCTGAAACCCGTGAGGAGAGCCTGAGGGATGAGGCCTTCGACACGGTCAACTCCTCCATTGTGTCTGGCGAAAGCATCCGCTTTTTTGTCAACGTCAACCTCGAGGTGCAGCCTACCCAGTCTG AGAGTGAATCACCTGGCGGCTATGGGCTCCTACACACCTCCCGCAAG TACCTGAAGTTAAAGAACTTTGAGGAAGAGATCCGTGCACACCGGGACTTAGATGGCTTCCTGGCACGGGCCAGAATCATCCTGGACGAAACGGCCACCTCCCTGGATGACGTGCTGCGGGCTATGCTGTCCCGCTTAGCCCAAGACCCCTACAACACGGAGCCAGACTGCAACCTGGACCTGCTCACGGCCATGCTCTTCACTGACGCAGGGGCTCCCATGGAGGGCAAAG TTCACCTGCTGTCGGACACCATCCAAGGGGTCACTGCCACAGTAACGGGGGTACAATACCAGCAGTCATGGATCTGCATCCT cTGTACCTCCAAGGCCCTGCTGAGGCGACACGTGTGCATCAGCCGCCTGGACCGCCCACAGAACTGGGGGGAGAATTCCTGTGAGGTGCGGTTTGTCATCCTGGTGCTGGCCCCACCCAAGATG AAAAGCACCAAGACCGCCACTGAAGTGGGGCGCACATTTGCCACCATGATGTTAGACATCACTTTCCGCCAGAAGCTCCTGAAGACCCGCACAGAGGAGGAATTCAAAGAGGCCCTGGTCCATCAGAGACAGCTGCTCACCGTAATGAGCCACTGTCCGAGTATcagcatggactacagcacgagTTCCATCTGCATCGTCAGACACCCACAG CCCCCACGGCAGAAGGACTTCCTCCCCATGGGGAAGGGCATCCAGGAGGACATCGCCCGCAGGTTCCCCGTGTACCCTCTGGACTTCACCGACG GCATCATCGGGAAAAACAAGGCTGTGGGCAAATACATCACCACCACCCTCTTCCTCTACTTCGCCTGCCTTCTGCCCACGATTGCTTTTGGGTCCCTCAATGATGAGAACACAAATGGAGCCATCG TGATCCGTGGCATCTGCGATGACTATAATCTGGACTTCAGTACCTTCTATGCGTGGACAGGCCTGTGGAACAGTTTCTTCCTCACGCTTTATGCCCTCTTCAACCTCAGCCTGGTCATGAGTCTTTTCAAGAG GTCAACAGAGGAGATCATTGCCTTGTTCATTTCTATCACGTTCGTCCTAGATGCTATCAAGGGCACAGTCAAAA TCTTCCAGAAGTACTACTATGGCCATGACGCTGCACTCTTCAAAGATGAGCCCTCCTTGGTGAGCCTGCTGGGCCTCAACAGTAGcctccacactgccctcaacaccAGCTTTCTGACCAGCCCACCGGAGCTAACTTCAATGGGCAGCCAGGACCCCGAGCCCCTGGCCCGGGATACagctgtgctcagccttcttatcaTGCTGGGCACGCTCTGGCTGAGCTACACCCTCTACCAGTTGAAGAAGAG CCCCTACCTGAACCCCTATGTGCGTGAGCTCCTGTCAGACTGCGCCTTGCCCATTTCGGTGCTTACCTTCTCTCTCATCTCTTCCTACGGCTTCCAGGAGATTAAGA TGGTCAAGTTTCGCTACAGCCCGAGTAACAGCCTGTTCGAGATAGCCGAGATGCACTCGCTATCCCTGGTGGCCATCAGCAGCGCCATGGGCCTCGGCTTCCTCCTCTCCATGCTCTTCTTCATAGAGCAGAACCTGGTGGCTGCCTTGGCCAACGCCCCACAGAACAG GCTGGTGAAGGGCACTGCCTACCACTGGGACCTCCTGCTCATCGCCATCATCAATACTGGGCTGTCTCTGTTTGGGCTGCCCTGGATCCACGCTGCCTACCCCCACTCCCTGCTGCACGTGCGAGCACTGGCTTTGGTGGAGGAGCATGTGGAGAACGGGCACATTTACGAGAC GATTGTGAACGTGAAGGAGACACGGCTGACATCCCTGGGTGCCAGCATCCTGGTGGGCTtctccctcctgctgctgcccttCCCACTACAGTGGATCCCCAAGCCTGTGCTCTACGGCCTCTTCCTCTACCTCGCGCTCACCTCCATCGACGGCAACCAGCTGTTTCAGCGCATGGTGCTGCTGCTCAAGGACCAG ACGTCATACCCACCCACCCACTACATCCGGAGGGTGCCCCAGAGGAAGATCCACTACTTCACAGGCCTGCAggtcctgcagctgctgctgctctgtgccTTTGGCATGAGCCCACTGCTCTACATGAAGATGGTCTTTCCCCTCATCATGATTGCCATGATCCCCATTCG CTACAACCTGCTGCCCCAAATCATTGAAGCCAAGTACTTGGATGCCATGGATGCTGAACACTGA
- the SLC4A11 gene encoding solute carrier family 4 member 11 isoform X11 has product MCSTDSQALLGGSLLVVVGAPGYLKCDTDDASETREESLRDEAFDTVNSSIVSGESIRFFVNVNLEVQPTQSESESPGGYGLLHTSRKYLKLKNFEEEIRAHRDLDGFLARARIILDETATSLDDVLRAMLSRLAQDPYNTEPDCNLDLLTAMLFTDAGAPMEGKAVHLLSDTIQGVTATVTGVQYQQSWICILCTSKALLRRHVCISRLDRPQNWGENSCEVRFVILVLAPPKMKSTKTATEVGRTFATMMLDITFRQKLLKTRTEEEFKEALVHQRQLLTVMSHCPSISMDYSTSSICIVRHPQPPRQKDFLPMGKGIQEDIARRFPVYPLDFTDGIIGKNKAVGKYITTTLFLYFACLLPTIAFGSLNDENTNGAIDVQKTVAGQGIGGLLYALFSGQPLVVLLTTAPLALYINVIRGICDDYNLDFSTFYAWTGLWNSFFLTLYALFNLSLVMSLFKRSTEEIIALFISITFVLDAIKGTVKIFQKYYYGHDAALFKDEPSLVSLLGLNSSLHTALNTSFLTSPPELTSMGSQDPEPLARDTAVLSLLIMLGTLWLSYTLYQLKKSPYLNPYVRELLSDCALPISVLTFSLISSYGFQEIKMVKFRYSPSNSLFEIAEMHSLSLVAISSAMGLGFLLSMLFFIEQNLVAALANAPQNRLVKGTAYHWDLLLIAIINTGLSLFGLPWIHAAYPHSLLHVRALALVEEHVENGHIYETIVNVKETRLTSLGASILVGFSLLLLPFPLQWIPKPVLYGLFLYLALTSIDGNQLFQRMVLLLKDQTSYPPTHYIRRVPQRKIHYFTGLQVLQLLLLCAFGMSPLLYMKMVFPLIMIAMIPIRYNLLPQIIEAKYLDAMDAEH; this is encoded by the exons ATGTGTAGCACTGACAGCCAGGCCCTCTTGGGGGGGTCTCTCTTGGTGGTGGTTGGGGCTCCAGGCTACCTCAAGTGTGACACAGATGATGCCTCTGAAACCCGTGAGGAGAGCCTGAGGGATGAGGCCTTCGACACGGTCAACTCCTCCATTGTGTCTGGCGAAAGCATCCGCTTTTTTGTCAACGTCAACCTCGAGGTGCAGCCTACCCAGTCTG AGAGTGAATCACCTGGCGGCTATGGGCTCCTACACACCTCCCGCAAG TACCTGAAGTTAAAGAACTTTGAGGAAGAGATCCGTGCACACCGGGACTTAGATGGCTTCCTGGCACGGGCCAGAATCATCCTGGACGAAACGGCCACCTCCCTGGATGACGTGCTGCGGGCTATGCTGTCCCGCTTAGCCCAAGACCCCTACAACACGGAGCCAGACTGCAACCTGGACCTGCTCACGGCCATGCTCTTCACTGACGCAGGGGCTCCCATGGAGGGCAAAG CAGTTCACCTGCTGTCGGACACCATCCAAGGGGTCACTGCCACAGTAACGGGGGTACAATACCAGCAGTCATGGATCTGCATCCT cTGTACCTCCAAGGCCCTGCTGAGGCGACACGTGTGCATCAGCCGCCTGGACCGCCCACAGAACTGGGGGGAGAATTCCTGTGAGGTGCGGTTTGTCATCCTGGTGCTGGCCCCACCCAAGATG AAAAGCACCAAGACCGCCACTGAAGTGGGGCGCACATTTGCCACCATGATGTTAGACATCACTTTCCGCCAGAAGCTCCTGAAGACCCGCACAGAGGAGGAATTCAAAGAGGCCCTGGTCCATCAGAGACAGCTGCTCACCGTAATGAGCCACTGTCCGAGTATcagcatggactacagcacgagTTCCATCTGCATCGTCAGACACCCACAG CCCCCACGGCAGAAGGACTTCCTCCCCATGGGGAAGGGCATCCAGGAGGACATCGCCCGCAGGTTCCCCGTGTACCCTCTGGACTTCACCGACG GCATCATCGGGAAAAACAAGGCTGTGGGCAAATACATCACCACCACCCTCTTCCTCTACTTCGCCTGCCTTCTGCCCACGATTGCTTTTGGGTCCCTCAATGATGAGAACACAAATGGAGCCATCG ACGTGCAGAAGACCGTGGCCGGGCAGGGCATCGGAGGCCTCCTGTACGCGCTCTTCTCTGGGCAGCCACTGGTGGTGCTGCTGACGACCGCGCCCCTGGCCCTCTACATCAACG TGATCCGTGGCATCTGCGATGACTATAATCTGGACTTCAGTACCTTCTATGCGTGGACAGGCCTGTGGAACAGTTTCTTCCTCACGCTTTATGCCCTCTTCAACCTCAGCCTGGTCATGAGTCTTTTCAAGAG GTCAACAGAGGAGATCATTGCCTTGTTCATTTCTATCACGTTCGTCCTAGATGCTATCAAGGGCACAGTCAAAA TCTTCCAGAAGTACTACTATGGCCATGACGCTGCACTCTTCAAAGATGAGCCCTCCTTGGTGAGCCTGCTGGGCCTCAACAGTAGcctccacactgccctcaacaccAGCTTTCTGACCAGCCCACCGGAGCTAACTTCAATGGGCAGCCAGGACCCCGAGCCCCTGGCCCGGGATACagctgtgctcagccttcttatcaTGCTGGGCACGCTCTGGCTGAGCTACACCCTCTACCAGTTGAAGAAGAG CCCCTACCTGAACCCCTATGTGCGTGAGCTCCTGTCAGACTGCGCCTTGCCCATTTCGGTGCTTACCTTCTCTCTCATCTCTTCCTACGGCTTCCAGGAGATTAAGA TGGTCAAGTTTCGCTACAGCCCGAGTAACAGCCTGTTCGAGATAGCCGAGATGCACTCGCTATCCCTGGTGGCCATCAGCAGCGCCATGGGCCTCGGCTTCCTCCTCTCCATGCTCTTCTTCATAGAGCAGAACCTGGTGGCTGCCTTGGCCAACGCCCCACAGAACAG GCTGGTGAAGGGCACTGCCTACCACTGGGACCTCCTGCTCATCGCCATCATCAATACTGGGCTGTCTCTGTTTGGGCTGCCCTGGATCCACGCTGCCTACCCCCACTCCCTGCTGCACGTGCGAGCACTGGCTTTGGTGGAGGAGCATGTGGAGAACGGGCACATTTACGAGAC GATTGTGAACGTGAAGGAGACACGGCTGACATCCCTGGGTGCCAGCATCCTGGTGGGCTtctccctcctgctgctgcccttCCCACTACAGTGGATCCCCAAGCCTGTGCTCTACGGCCTCTTCCTCTACCTCGCGCTCACCTCCATCGACGGCAACCAGCTGTTTCAGCGCATGGTGCTGCTGCTCAAGGACCAG ACGTCATACCCACCCACCCACTACATCCGGAGGGTGCCCCAGAGGAAGATCCACTACTTCACAGGCCTGCAggtcctgcagctgctgctgctctgtgccTTTGGCATGAGCCCACTGCTCTACATGAAGATGGTCTTTCCCCTCATCATGATTGCCATGATCCCCATTCG CTACAACCTGCTGCCCCAAATCATTGAAGCCAAGTACTTGGATGCCATGGATGCTGAACACTGA